The window CGTGGCGGATCGCGGGCCCAGGTTGCCGAACACCATGGTCTGGACGTTCACCGCGGTGCCCAGGGTGTCCGGGATTCGGTGCACCCGTCGGTAATCCACGGCGCGCTTGCCCATCCAGGAGTCGAACACCGCGGCGATGGCGAGCCGCAGCTGCTCGTAGGGATCCTGGGGAACCTCCCTGCCCGTGTGCTTCCGGATAATGTCCTTGAACCGTTCGCAGATCTCCTGCAGCTCCTCCGCGGTGAGGTCCGTGTCCGAACGCGGCTCGGTCCCCCGGTGCTTGTACTCCTCCAGCACCTGCTCGAAGAGCTCGCCGGGGACGTCCAGGACGATGCGGCCGAACATCTGCAGGAAGCGCCGGTACGCGTCGTAGGCGAAGCGGGGATCCCCGGAGATCCGGCCAAGACCCTCCGCCACCCGGTCGTTCATGCCGAGGTTCAGGACCGTATCCATCATGCCGGGCATGCTGAACTTTGCGCCGGAGCGCACGGAGACCAGAAGCGGCCGGCCGGGGTCCCCGAAGCGTTTGCCCGTGCGGGTCTCCACCTCCCGCAGGGCCTCCAGCACCTGTTCCCACAGCCCTTCCGGCAATCGACGGCCCGCCTCGTAGTACGCGTTGCAGGCCTCGGTGGTGATCACGAACCCCGGGGGAACCGGAATTCCTGCCCGGGTCATCTCCGCGAGTCCTGCACCCTTTCCGCCCAGCAGATCCCGGAGGGCCTCACCGCCTTCCTCGAACCGGTAAACCCACTTCCTGTCCATTCCGCACCCCCACGCATTCGTTCCCTGCCTAAAGCCTACACAGCTCCCAGGGAGTTGCGCATCCCGCGGCGAATGAAAATCTGAGGCCATGCCCACCCTGGCCCTCGTGGGAGACGTGATGCTGGGCCGCGGCGTCAACGCGGTCATCCCGCGACGTCCCCCCGAGTGGTTCTGGGGGGATGTGCTGCCCGTGCTGCGGGCCGCGGACGCGGTGTTCGCCAACCTGGAGTGCGCCATCACCACGCACCGTCGCCCGTGGGGGAAGACCCCCAAGGTCTTCTACTTCCGGGCGGACCCTGCGGCGGTGGAGGTCCTCCGGGCCGGGAACATCCGGTACGTGAGCCTTGCGAACAACCACGTGCTGGACTACGACATCCCGGGGTTGCTGGATACCCTCCGGTACCTGGACGAGGCCGGCATCGCGCACGCGGGCGCGGGTCGCAACCGGGAGGAGGCGGAGGCTCCCGCCCTAGTGGAGGTCGGCGGGATCCGGGTGGGGGTTGTCTCCGCCACGGACAACGAGCCGCCCTTTGCCGCGGGGCCGGAGCAGCCGGGCACCAACTACCTGGAGATCCGGGCGGACCCGGAGACCCTGGGTCGGGTGGAGGGATGGGTGGCCCGGGCCCGGAGGGAAGGGGCGCAGCTCGTGGTGCTCTCCCTGCACTGGGGGCCCAACATGGTCCTCGCGCCCCCTGCCCCCTTCCGGGCCTTCGCCCGGGCGGTGACCAGCCGGGGCGTGGACCTCCTGCACGGGCACTCCGCCCACCTCTTTCAGGGGGTGGAACGGATCGGGGAACGCCTCGTGCTCTACGACACGGGGGACTTCCTGGACGACTACGCGGTGGACCCGGACCTGCGCA is drawn from Armatimonadota bacterium and contains these coding sequences:
- a CDS encoding CapA family protein, translated to MPTLALVGDVMLGRGVNAVIPRRPPEWFWGDVLPVLRAADAVFANLECAITTHRRPWGKTPKVFYFRADPAAVEVLRAGNIRYVSLANNHVLDYDIPGLLDTLRYLDEAGIAHAGAGRNREEAEAPALVEVGGIRVGVVSATDNEPPFAAGPEQPGTNYLEIRADPETLGRVEGWVARARREGAQLVVLSLHWGPNMVLAPPAPFRAFARAVTSRGVDLLHGHSAHLFQGVERIGERLVLYDTGDFLDDYAVDPDLRNDWSFVFLVDLDPHALPRRLRLIPVRLRYARVQLARGEEFEAICERMRALSAAFGTHLRQTPEGLELRLESAGQVG